One window from the genome of Faecalibacterium sp. HTF-F encodes:
- a CDS encoding SLC13 family permease yields the protein MSAATITLLFLLFAVVMFVFEKIPLGVTSMIVCIGLVVTGVLDIKTAFAGFIDSNVILFVAMFIVGGALFETGMANKIGGIVTHFARSERSLIVAIMVIVGLMSGVLSNTGTAAVLIPVVIGIAAKSGYARSKLLMPLVFAAAMGGNLSLIGAPGNLIAQSALGEIGMSFGFFEYAIVGLPILAVGILFYATLGMKLLPNHPVSDDDSFGGEQDFSNVPKWKQVLSFVILVLTLLGMIFEKQIGIKLNIIGCIGALALILTGVISEKDALKSIDLKTIFLFGGTLSLASALDKTGAGAEIANIVIGALGKNPSPYVLTLVVFLLCCVMTNFMSNTATTALMVPICLSIAQGMGADPRAVLMACVIGGSCAYATPIGMPANTMVVSAGGYTFKDYAKAGLPLILIATVVSMVILPIAFPFFPQ from the coding sequence ATGTCAGCAGCAACTATCACCCTACTCTTTCTTCTCTTCGCGGTTGTCATGTTCGTGTTTGAGAAGATCCCCCTCGGCGTAACGTCCATGATCGTCTGTATCGGTCTGGTCGTCACCGGCGTGCTGGACATCAAGACTGCTTTTGCAGGCTTCATCGACAGCAACGTCATCCTCTTTGTCGCCATGTTCATTGTCGGCGGTGCACTGTTTGAAACAGGCATGGCCAACAAGATCGGCGGCATTGTTACCCACTTTGCCAGATCCGAGCGCAGCCTCATCGTGGCCATCATGGTCATCGTTGGCCTGATGAGCGGCGTGCTCTCCAACACCGGCACCGCCGCCGTCCTGATCCCCGTGGTCATCGGCATTGCGGCAAAGTCCGGCTATGCCCGCTCCAAGCTGCTGATGCCGCTGGTATTTGCAGCGGCCATGGGCGGCAACCTTTCCCTCATCGGCGCACCGGGCAACCTTATCGCCCAGAGCGCTCTGGGTGAGATCGGGATGTCCTTCGGCTTCTTCGAGTACGCCATCGTGGGCCTGCCCATCCTCGCCGTCGGCATCCTCTTCTACGCCACCCTTGGCATGAAGCTGCTGCCCAACCATCCCGTCTCCGATGATGACTCCTTCGGCGGCGAGCAGGACTTCAGCAATGTTCCCAAGTGGAAACAGGTGCTCTCCTTCGTCATCCTCGTGCTCACCCTGCTGGGCATGATCTTTGAAAAGCAGATCGGCATCAAGCTCAACATCATCGGCTGTATCGGTGCGCTGGCTCTGATCCTCACCGGTGTCATCTCCGAGAAAGATGCCCTGAAGTCCATCGACCTCAAGACCATCTTCCTCTTCGGTGGTACGCTGTCTCTGGCCTCTGCGCTGGATAAGACCGGGGCAGGCGCAGAGATCGCAAACATCGTCATTGGTGCTCTGGGCAAGAATCCCTCTCCCTACGTCCTGACTCTGGTGGTCTTCCTGCTCTGCTGCGTCATGACCAACTTCATGTCCAACACCGCAACCACCGCTCTGATGGTTCCCATCTGCCTGAGCATCGCACAGGGCATGGGTGCCGACCCCCGCGCAGTCCTGATGGCTTGTGTCATCGGCGGCTCCTGCGCTTACGCAACGCCCATCGGTATGCCCGCCAACACCATGGTGGTTTCCGCCGGCGGTTACACCTTCAAGGATTATGCCAAGGCTGGCCTGCCCCTCATCCTCATCGCAACCGTCGTCAGCATGGTGATCCTTCCCATCGCATTTCCGTTCTTCCCGCAGTAA
- the ttdA gene encoding L(+)-tartrate dehydratase subunit alpha: MNKQEQVQQMTTYMANFVSHIAKVLPDDIIKKLDELGAQEDAPLSKVIYETMKRNQKLAKELNRPSCQDTGVLQFWVKCGVDFPLIGEVEGLLKEAVVKSTFEAPLRHNSVETFDEFNTGLNVGKGTPTVWWDIIPNSDKCEIYAYMAGGGCTLPGKAMVLMPGAGYEGVTKFVMDVMTSYGINACPPLLVGVGVATSVETAALLSKKALMRPLGSHNENERAAYMEKLLEDGINSIGLGPQGMGGKYSVMGVHIENTARHPSAIGVAVNVGCWSHRRGHIIFDKDLNYTIDTHSGVTL, translated from the coding sequence ATGAACAAACAGGAACAGGTGCAGCAGATGACGACCTATATGGCCAACTTTGTGAGCCATATCGCCAAGGTGCTGCCGGACGACATCATCAAAAAGCTGGATGAGCTGGGCGCACAGGAGGATGCTCCTCTGTCCAAGGTCATCTACGAGACCATGAAGCGCAACCAGAAGCTGGCCAAGGAGCTGAACCGCCCCAGCTGCCAAGACACCGGTGTGCTGCAGTTCTGGGTAAAGTGCGGCGTGGACTTCCCCCTCATCGGCGAGGTGGAGGGTCTGCTGAAGGAGGCTGTGGTCAAGTCTACCTTTGAAGCACCTCTGCGCCACAACAGTGTTGAGACCTTCGATGAGTTCAACACCGGTTTGAACGTGGGCAAGGGCACTCCCACCGTGTGGTGGGATATCATCCCGAACAGCGACAAGTGCGAGATCTACGCTTATATGGCAGGCGGCGGCTGCACCCTGCCGGGCAAGGCCATGGTTCTGATGCCCGGTGCAGGTTACGAAGGTGTGACCAAGTTCGTCATGGATGTCATGACCAGCTACGGCATCAATGCCTGCCCTCCGCTGCTGGTGGGCGTGGGCGTTGCCACCTCTGTTGAGACCGCCGCTCTGCTGTCCAAGAAGGCTCTGATGCGTCCTCTGGGCAGCCACAATGAGAACGAGCGCGCAGCCTATATGGAGAAGCTGCTGGAGGACGGCATCAACTCCATCGGCCTTGGTCCTCAGGGCATGGGCGGCAAGTACTCCGTCATGGGCGTGCACATCGAGAACACCGCCCGCCATCCTTCTGCCATTGGCGTTGCCGTCAACGTGGGCTGCTGGAGCCATCGCCGCGGCCACATCATTTTTGATAAAGACCTGAACTACACCATTGATACTCATTCGGGGGTGACTTTGTAA
- the ttdB gene encoding L(+)-tartrate dehydratase subunit beta: MLTIKDGKKILTTPVSAEDLKDIHIGDVVYLNGDLTTCRDVAHRRLVEEGRPLPVDVKDAAIFHAGPIIRPLEDDKFEMVSVGPTTSMRMEKFEYEFVQKSGVRVIVGKGGMGPNTERACKEFGAIHCVFPAGNAVVAATEVEEIVEAQWRDLGMPETLWHCHVNEFGPLIVSIDAEGRNLFEENKVIFNQRKDKAVEEICKHVGFIK, translated from the coding sequence ATGCTGACCATCAAAGACGGAAAGAAAATTCTCACGACTCCGGTTTCCGCAGAGGACCTGAAGGACATCCATATCGGTGATGTCGTTTACCTGAACGGCGACCTGACCACCTGCCGTGATGTGGCGCACCGCCGCCTCGTGGAAGAGGGTCGCCCGCTGCCTGTGGACGTCAAGGACGCTGCCATCTTCCACGCCGGCCCCATCATTCGCCCTCTGGAGGACGACAAATTCGAGATGGTGTCTGTGGGCCCCACCACCTCCATGCGTATGGAAAAGTTCGAGTATGAGTTCGTGCAGAAGTCCGGTGTCCGCGTCATCGTGGGCAAGGGCGGCATGGGCCCCAACACCGAGCGCGCCTGCAAGGAGTTCGGTGCCATCCACTGTGTTTTCCCTGCCGGTAACGCCGTTGTGGCTGCCACCGAGGTGGAGGAGATCGTCGAGGCCCAGTGGCGTGACCTCGGTATGCCGGAAACTCTGTGGCACTGCCACGTTAACGAGTTTGGCCCCCTGATCGTTTCCATCGACGCTGAGGGTCGCAACCTGTTCGAAGAGAACAAGGTCATCTTCAATCAGCGCAAGGATAAGGCCGTCGAGGAAATTTGCAAGCACGTTGGCTTCATCAAATAA
- a CDS encoding SLC13 family permease, whose product MSPLEITLVILLVTIIAFVSGKVPFSVISTGIILALILTGIKTPAEAFGGFINTNVVMFVAMFVIGAGLTKTPLIDKAQSLVIRYKDNMRMLIFLSCVAGAFLGAITSATATAAIMIPLLVGIANDIGVSRSKLLYPSMACANIATQMTFLGQGASNMAWNDVMMQAGAPTPLHIWDFTIARIPMLTIAILYMTFVGYKLMPDIPNEQFSDAAHTASESEKLSPFKRKLAVLIVLVSIAMMLLENVIGVKMYLTSCIGAAALVLTGVLTEREALNSIHQPTIFLFAGVLALSDAIQTTGAGDVVADWMIRLLGDTTNPYIIMLVFFLVPFILTQVMSNLATLTIFIPLVTSACIRMGVDPRAAVVGVITASCVSIMTPMAAPCQIMIIEPGGYTLKDYLKCGTPLALILIVVSVFFLPTLYPFA is encoded by the coding sequence ATGAGCCCATTGGAGATCACACTGGTCATCCTGCTTGTAACGATCATCGCCTTTGTATCCGGTAAAGTCCCGTTCTCGGTCATTTCTACCGGCATCATTCTGGCGCTGATCCTCACCGGCATCAAGACCCCTGCCGAGGCCTTTGGCGGCTTCATCAACACGAACGTGGTCATGTTCGTAGCCATGTTCGTCATCGGTGCAGGGCTGACCAAAACGCCCCTGATTGACAAAGCCCAGAGTCTGGTCATCCGCTACAAGGACAATATGCGGATGCTGATTTTTCTTTCCTGCGTGGCAGGTGCGTTTCTGGGCGCCATCACCAGTGCCACCGCAACTGCCGCTATCATGATCCCGCTGCTGGTAGGCATTGCGAACGACATCGGCGTGAGCCGCAGCAAGCTGCTGTATCCTTCTATGGCCTGTGCCAACATTGCCACCCAGATGACCTTTCTCGGTCAGGGTGCTTCCAACATGGCATGGAACGATGTCATGATGCAGGCCGGCGCACCGACACCGCTGCACATCTGGGATTTCACCATTGCGCGCATCCCGATGCTGACCATCGCCATCCTGTACATGACCTTTGTTGGCTATAAGCTGATGCCGGATATTCCCAACGAGCAGTTTTCAGATGCAGCACATACGGCTTCTGAGAGCGAAAAACTCAGCCCCTTCAAGCGCAAACTGGCTGTCCTGATTGTTCTGGTCTCCATTGCAATGATGCTGCTGGAAAATGTCATTGGTGTCAAGATGTATCTCACTTCCTGCATCGGCGCTGCCGCTCTGGTGCTGACGGGTGTGCTGACCGAGAGGGAAGCCCTCAACTCCATCCATCAGCCGACCATTTTCCTGTTTGCCGGTGTGCTGGCTCTGTCGGACGCCATCCAGACCACCGGTGCAGGCGATGTGGTGGCAGACTGGATGATCCGCCTGCTGGGCGATACTACCAATCCGTACATCATTATGCTGGTGTTCTTCCTTGTTCCCTTCATTCTGACACAGGTCATGTCCAATCTGGCTACCCTGACCATCTTCATCCCACTGGTCACTTCCGCCTGTATCCGCATGGGCGTAGACCCCCGTGCTGCCGTGGTCGGCGTGATCACAGCCAGCTGTGTGTCCATCATGACCCCCATGGCAGCTCCCTGCCAGATCATGATCATCGAGCCGGGCGGATACACCTTGAAGGATTATCTCAAGTGTGGTACCCCGCTGGCGCTCATCCTCATTGTCGTGTCCGTATTTTTCCTGCCGACACTTTATCCTTTTGCCTGA
- a CDS encoding virulence-associated E family protein: MLTKHSNGEIQRTIQNCITILQNDHVLADAIRLNLLSERIDIVKPVGWPRSGKTLNDTDMKYILRRMEKYGISSEKKIESAIHIVANENRYHPIRDYLNGLQWDGTERIAHVLHHFLGAAEDEYTCEAMKIFLLGAIKRVFQPGCKFETMLCLVGGQGAGKSTFFRLLAVKDEWFSDDLRRLDDDNVYRKLQGHWIIEMSEMIATANAKSIEEIKSFLSKQKETYKVPYETHPADRLRQCVFAGTTNRQDFLPRDRTGNRRFIPVPVDAELAEVHILDNEAESRAYIDQLWAEAMTIYNSGNYKLAFSPAMQETLQSHQQDFMQEDAQAGMIYAFLEDYTGDRVCSKQLYAEALGNTNIPAEWETRAICEIMNTGISRGDIQGWQAHKTAKRYPEYGVQKGWERVTSPETGAENFSEITDAEAKQLGFPF, from the coding sequence ATGCTGACCAAGCACTCCAATGGAGAGATCCAGCGGACGATCCAAAACTGCATCACGATTCTGCAGAACGACCATGTGCTTGCCGATGCCATCCGGCTGAACCTGTTGAGCGAGCGCATCGACATTGTAAAGCCCGTGGGCTGGCCGAGATCTGGCAAGACGCTGAACGACACCGATATGAAGTATATCCTGCGGCGAATGGAGAAGTACGGCATCTCCAGCGAAAAGAAAATCGAATCCGCCATCCACATCGTAGCCAACGAGAACCGCTACCATCCCATCCGGGACTACCTGAACGGCCTGCAATGGGATGGGACTGAACGGATAGCCCACGTCCTGCACCACTTTCTCGGTGCTGCGGAGGACGAGTACACTTGCGAAGCCATGAAGATCTTCCTGCTGGGAGCCATCAAGCGCGTGTTCCAGCCGGGATGTAAATTTGAAACCATGCTCTGTCTGGTGGGCGGGCAAGGTGCGGGAAAGTCCACCTTTTTTCGGCTGCTGGCAGTCAAGGACGAGTGGTTCTCAGATGACCTGCGTCGGCTGGACGACGACAACGTGTACCGCAAGTTGCAAGGTCACTGGATCATTGAAATGTCGGAGATGATTGCCACCGCCAATGCCAAAAGCATCGAGGAAATCAAGAGTTTTCTCAGCAAACAGAAGGAAACCTATAAAGTCCCCTACGAAACCCATCCTGCCGACCGTCTGCGCCAGTGCGTCTTTGCTGGCACGACCAATCGACAGGATTTTTTGCCCCGTGACCGCACAGGCAACCGCCGCTTCATCCCTGTCCCGGTGGACGCGGAACTGGCCGAAGTCCACATTCTGGACAATGAAGCTGAATCCCGTGCCTATATCGACCAGCTTTGGGCAGAAGCCATGACCATCTACAACAGCGGCAACTACAAGCTGGCGTTCAGTCCCGCCATGCAGGAAACGCTGCAATCCCATCAGCAGGACTTCATGCAGGAGGATGCACAGGCGGGCATGATTTACGCCTTTCTGGAGGACTACACGGGTGACCGGGTGTGTTCCAAGCAGCTCTATGCGGAGGCACTGGGCAACACAAACATCCCGGCAGAGTGGGAGACCCGCGCTATCTGTGAGATCATGAACACGGGAATTTCGCGCGGCGATATACAAGGCTGGCAGGCGCACAAGACTGCCAAGCGTTACCCGGAGTATGGCGTTCAGAAAGGCTGGGAGCGCGTAACCAGCCCCGAAACCGGGGCTGAAAATTTCTCCGAAATAACGGATGCGGAAGCCAAGCAGCTGGGCTTTCCCTTCTGA